The DNA sequence TTGCTCTCCATGGCAGGGTAGAGTCCAACCACGACTTGTTGAGTAATCGCCAAAAGATCTACCTCTTCGAGGCTACCCTGGAATTGCTCTGGTGACATTCGGTACAGCAGCAGCAATTGTTCTATGAGGTGGGACATACGAGATACACTTTGCTCCATCTCATCCGCATCGGCACTTTCGGTGGCCAAGCTTTTTCTCAAATTGTAGAGATTCACCTTGAGAGCACTGAGAGGTGTGCGAAGCTCATGGGCAGCGTCGCTGGAAAATCGTTTTTCACGTTCAAACGCTGCTGAGAGCCGCCTCAACAGATTGTTCATAGCCACTACCAAAGGAGTCAACTCCTTGGGGGCATTCTTCAATTCAATGGGCGTCAGGTCCTGGGACTGCTTGCCCTCTACCTGGGCTGTTAATTTTCTTAAGGGTCGCAACCCCTGAGTCACCAGCAGCCATACCAGAAGCGCCAAAAAAGGCATGCCCAACAAAATTGGAATCACGGTTTTCAGCACTATGCCTTCTGCCAGGTAATAGCGACTATCCATACGCTCGGCGACCAATATCCCCAACCCGGATTCAGGCTGTTTCAGCTGAAAACTTCGCCAACGATAGCCGCCAACATTGATAGATGAGAATCCATCTTCATGGTCTGTAACTACCTCCATCGGAGCAATTTCCGAATGGGCAATCAGTTGATGGTTTTGATCAAAAACCTGAAAGAAGAAATTTGGTGCAGGAACGTTATAAACCGTCAGCGACGAATTATTGCCCGCCAGTTGGGCGATTAATTGGGCTTTCTCCCTGAGCTGGTCATCCATCAGCTGTTCGGTATTTTCCAAACCGGTTCGATAGCCCTGCAGAGCGGCTATGAAGTTAACCAGCACAATCACGGCCAGGGAGACTACGATTAAAAATCGGCGAATTGAAGTCATGATTTACTTATGGTGTAGCCAATTCCACGTACATTCTTGATGAAGGTTTTACCCAGTTTTTTTCGCAAATGATGCACATGCACCTCCACCGTATTGCTGGCCACATCCTCGCCCCAACTGTACAGTTTGGATTCCAGTTGCTCCTTGGAGAGAATTTTCCCGGCATTTTCCATCAGCACTTTCAGCAGGCTGTACTCTTTCCCCGACAACTCCACCACTTGTTCCGACTTTGAAACGCGATGCGCTTCTTTATCGAGAGTCACATCGTCGAGAGTAATACAGTTATTTAACTGACTGGTGGCTCGCCGCTCGATCACTCGCAAACGTGCAATCAGCTCTGGCATCTCAAATGGTTTGGTAAGGTAATCGTCAGCACCGCCATCCAACCCGGCCACTTTATCATCCAGAGAATCCCGGGCGGTAAGCAACAGTACAGGCAAGGTCGGCTTGCCGGGCCGCAAGCGCTTGAGTACAGTTAAACCATCCACATCGGGCAGGCCGATATCCAGAATGACCATATCCGGTGAGCTTTCTGCCAATAAAAACAGTGCACCTTCCCCGGTATTGACTACATCCACAACGTAGCCCTCCGACACCAGTGCCCGCTCCAGCCCCCGGGCCAGTGGCAAATCATCCTCAACCAGTAAAATTCGCATTTATTATCCCGTTGGAGAAGTCGCTTTTATAGGTATAGCACTCACGCCGAGCCTATCCTGAAAAACTTAACAGAACCTTAAGAAGCTTCTGGCCAACTTAACACCATGCTTCTGTATTCTGTAAAGCGTTCAAAAAAAATCCCCCGTTACTTACGCAACG is a window from the Porticoccaceae bacterium LTM1 genome containing:
- a CDS encoding response regulator, whose product is MRILLVEDDLPLARGLERALVSEGYVVDVVNTGEGALFLLAESSPDMVILDIGLPDVDGLTVLKRLRPGKPTLPVLLLTARDSLDDKVAGLDGGADDYLTKPFEMPELIARLRVIERRATSQLNNCITLDDVTLDKEAHRVSKSEQVVELSGKEYSLLKVLMENAGKILSKEQLESKLYSWGEDVASNTVEVHVHHLRKKLGKTFIKNVRGIGYTISKS
- a CDS encoding ATP-binding protein; the encoded protein is MTSIRRFLIVVSLAVIVLVNFIAALQGYRTGLENTEQLMDDQLREKAQLIAQLAGNNSSLTVYNVPAPNFFFQVFDQNHQLIAHSEIAPMEVVTDHEDGFSSINVGGYRWRSFQLKQPESGLGILVAERMDSRYYLAEGIVLKTVIPILLGMPFLALLVWLLVTQGLRPLRKLTAQVEGKQSQDLTPIELKNAPKELTPLVVAMNNLLRRLSAAFEREKRFSSDAAHELRTPLSALKVNLYNLRKSLATESADADEMEQSVSRMSHLIEQLLLLYRMSPEQFQGSLEEVDLLAITQQVVVGLYPAMESKHQEIILDGDSVRLQGDAFALSTLVKNLLDNAIKYTPDNGEIIVTVYEKGDIIQLRIEDSGIGIPDALKSRVLERFYRVDGDQHNSGVQGCGLGLSIVQHIVDLHRGRLELSRSRFPTGLRVDVELPKSQEVEREDRS